A DNA window from Parabacteroides johnsonii DSM 18315 contains the following coding sequences:
- the atpA gene encoding F0F1 ATP synthase subunit alpha gives MTDQIKVSEVSAILRQQLEGISTGIRTEEVGTVLQVSDGVARIYGLDNAEANELLQFDNGMEAIVMNLEEDNVGAVLLGPTDQVKEGDIVKRTGRIASIDVSEGMIGRVIDPLGNPIDGKGEIMGETCEMPLERKAPGVIFRQPVNEPLQTGIKAVDAMIPIGRGQRELIIGDRQTGKTSIAIDTIINQRGNYEAGNPVYCIYVAIGQKGSTVASLVNTLQEKGAMDYTIVVSATASDPAAMQYFAPFAGAAIGEYFRDSGRHALVVYDDLSKQAVAYREVSLILRRPSGREAYPGDIFYLHSRLLERAAKIINQPEVARQMNDLPDSMKDKVKGGGSLTALPIIETQAGDVSAYIPTNVISITDGQIFLETDLFNQGNRPAINVGISVSRVGGNAQLKAMKKVAGTLKIDQAQFRELESFSKFGGEMDAVTAFTIDKGQKNTQLLIQPQYSPMPVEDQIAILYCGTQGLLKGVPLDKVHDFEKEFLRELHTSHQHDVLDILKTGTIDDDIRKKLEETAKQLTMDN, from the coding sequence ATGACAGATCAGATAAAAGTGAGTGAAGTTTCCGCCATCCTGCGTCAACAGTTGGAAGGGATCAGTACCGGCATCCGGACGGAAGAAGTGGGTACGGTGCTCCAGGTGAGCGATGGCGTAGCCCGGATTTACGGTCTCGACAACGCCGAGGCTAACGAACTCCTGCAGTTCGACAACGGGATGGAAGCGATCGTGATGAACCTGGAAGAGGACAACGTGGGAGCTGTCCTGCTGGGACCGACAGACCAAGTAAAAGAGGGTGACATCGTCAAACGTACAGGGCGTATCGCCTCCATCGATGTCAGCGAAGGTATGATCGGACGTGTGATCGACCCGCTCGGAAACCCTATCGACGGAAAAGGGGAAATCATGGGAGAAACCTGCGAGATGCCGCTCGAACGCAAGGCGCCGGGTGTTATCTTCCGCCAGCCGGTCAACGAGCCGTTGCAGACCGGTATCAAAGCTGTCGATGCGATGATCCCGATCGGACGCGGACAGCGCGAACTGATCATCGGAGACCGCCAGACCGGAAAGACCTCCATCGCCATCGACACGATCATCAACCAGCGTGGCAACTACGAAGCCGGCAATCCGGTCTACTGCATCTATGTAGCAATCGGGCAGAAAGGTTCTACCGTCGCCTCGCTTGTCAACACGTTGCAGGAAAAAGGCGCGATGGATTATACGATCGTTGTCAGCGCGACAGCATCCGATCCGGCAGCCATGCAATATTTCGCTCCTTTTGCAGGTGCCGCCATCGGTGAGTATTTCCGGGACAGCGGACGTCACGCCTTGGTTGTCTACGACGACCTTTCGAAACAGGCGGTCGCCTATCGCGAGGTATCCCTGATCCTGCGCCGTCCCTCCGGACGAGAGGCGTATCCGGGGGATATCTTTTACCTACATTCCCGTCTCCTCGAACGGGCCGCCAAGATCATCAACCAGCCCGAAGTGGCCCGGCAGATGAACGACCTACCGGACAGTATGAAGGACAAGGTGAAAGGCGGAGGTTCCCTGACTGCCCTGCCGATCATCGAGACACAGGCGGGCGACGTATCGGCCTACATCCCAACGAACGTCATCTCCATTACCGACGGGCAGATCTTCCTCGAAACCGACCTCTTCAACCAGGGAAACCGCCCAGCGATCAACGTCGGCATCTCGGTATCCCGTGTGGGTGGTAATGCCCAACTGAAAGCGATGAAGAAGGTGGCCGGAACACTGAAGATCGATCAGGCACAGTTCCGCGAACTGGAATCATTCTCCAAATTCGGTGGCGAGATGGATGCCGTTACGGCTTTCACGATCGACAAAGGGCAAAAGAACACACAACTGCTGATACAACCTCAATACAGTCCGATGCCTGTCGAAGACCAGATCGCCATCCTTTACTGCGGTACACAGGGATTGCTGAAAGGAGTCCCATTGGATAAAGTGCACGACTTCGAAAAGGAATTCCTGCGCGAACTGCACACATCACACCAGCACGACGTGCTGGACATCCTGAAAACCGGAACCATCGATGACGATATCCGGAAAAAACTGGAAGAAACAGCGAAACAATTAACAATGGACAATTGA
- the atpE gene encoding ATP synthase F0 subunit C codes for MLSTILLQAAAGMGIAKMGATIGAGFAAIGAGIGIGLIGKGAVEAIGRQPSAAGEIRTSMLIMGALVEGVALFAIVVCFLALFQ; via the coding sequence ATGTTATCGACTATTTTATTACAAGCAGCTGCCGGAATGGGCATAGCGAAGATGGGAGCAACAATCGGAGCGGGATTTGCCGCTATCGGTGCAGGTATAGGTATCGGTCTGATCGGAAAAGGAGCTGTCGAAGCAATCGGCCGCCAGCCGTCTGCAGCGGGCGAAATCCGTACCTCGATGTTGATCATGGGTGCTCTGGTTGAAGGTGTGGCGTTGTTTGCCATCGTGGTATGTTTCCTGGCTTTATTCCAATAA
- a CDS encoding F0F1 ATP synthase subunit delta: MDIGTISSRYAKALFSLAKEKGLETRVYDDMKMLADSFSLEPELRIALGNPILPVEEKLKLLTAAGGIEVSDLYERFMHLVLEHKRESLLLFMAHIYIHLYRKDKRITRVQFGTAVPVSEEVKEHLQDKLKEETGSTIEFSGIVQPELIGGFRLRIGNYRIDASYATQLRDIRSRLLENR; the protein is encoded by the coding sequence ATGGATATAGGAACAATCTCTTCCCGATATGCGAAAGCCCTTTTCTCCCTCGCAAAAGAGAAAGGACTGGAAACAAGGGTATACGATGATATGAAGATGCTGGCAGACAGCTTCTCGCTCGAACCGGAACTGCGGATCGCCCTCGGCAATCCGATCCTCCCGGTAGAGGAAAAACTCAAGCTGCTGACGGCAGCAGGCGGCATAGAGGTCTCCGACCTGTATGAACGTTTCATGCACCTCGTACTGGAACATAAACGGGAAAGCCTCCTGCTTTTCATGGCACATATCTATATCCACCTGTACCGGAAAGACAAACGCATCACCCGCGTGCAGTTCGGCACCGCAGTTCCGGTAAGCGAAGAGGTAAAAGAACACCTCCAGGACAAGCTGAAGGAAGAGACAGGCAGCACCATCGAATTTTCCGGCATCGTACAACCGGAACTGATCGGCGGTTTCCGCCTGCGTATCGGGAACTACCGGATAGATGCCAGCTATGCGACACAGCTACGGGACATCCGTAGCCGGTTACTCGAAAACAGATAA
- the atpF gene encoding F0F1 ATP synthase subunit B: MSLLTPDSGLLFWMIVSFGIVFAILSKYGFPVIIKAVEQRKAYIDNSLETARQANEQLANIQAEGARILAEAKEKQNAILKEAFAEKEQIIDEAHRKAAAETRLQVEEAARRIREEKEKAIREVRSEIADLSIAIAEKVMKEKISRDKEQQQIIDRLLDEVSFCKS; this comes from the coding sequence ATGTCATTATTAACACCGGATTCGGGACTTCTGTTCTGGATGATCGTTTCATTCGGGATTGTCTTTGCCATCCTTTCCAAATACGGATTTCCTGTCATCATCAAGGCAGTGGAACAGCGGAAGGCCTACATCGACAATTCTCTTGAAACGGCTCGCCAGGCGAATGAACAGCTTGCCAATATTCAGGCCGAGGGAGCCCGGATACTTGCCGAAGCAAAGGAAAAGCAAAATGCTATCCTGAAAGAAGCCTTTGCCGAAAAGGAACAAATCATCGACGAAGCTCACCGGAAAGCTGCCGCCGAAACCCGTTTGCAGGTGGAAGAGGCTGCTCGGCGTATCCGCGAAGAGAAGGAGAAAGCAATCCGTGAAGTCCGTTCCGAGATTGCCGACCTTTCGATCGCCATAGCAGAAAAGGTGATGAAAGAAAAGATCAGCCGCGACAAGGAACAACAACAAATCATCGACCGGCTGTTGGATGAGGTATCGTTTTGTAAATCGTAA